In Zingiber officinale cultivar Zhangliang chromosome 3B, Zo_v1.1, whole genome shotgun sequence, a single window of DNA contains:
- the LOC122056543 gene encoding phosphoenolpyruvate carboxykinase (ATP) 2-like, with protein sequence MYVHYSRKGSPNIEMDEHTFLVNRERVVDYLNSLDKVFVNDQFLNWDPEHRIKVQIVSARVYHSLFMHNMCIRPTPEELEDFSTPDFTIYNAGQFPCNRYTHCMTTSTNIDLNLDRKEMVILGTQYAGEMKKGLFGVMHYLMPKRNILSLHCSNNMGKDGDVALFFGLSGKCWSDEILAHHLPIDGLPK encoded by the exons ATGTATGTGCACTATTCACGCAAAGGCTCACCGAACATAGAGATGGATGAGCACACCTTCCTGGTGAACAGGGAGAGGGTTGTCGATTACCTCAACTCTTTGGATAAG GTATTTGTGAATGACCAATTCCTCAACTGGGATCCCGAGCATCGAATCAAAGTTCAAATTGTCTCTGCAAGGGTCTATCATTCACTGTTCATGCACAACAT GTGCATCCGTCCTACGCCTGAAGAACTGGAGGATTTCAGTACTCCGGACTTCACAATTTACAATGCTGGCCAGTTTCCATGTAATCGATACACACACTGCATGACTACCTCCACCAACATTGATCTTAATCTTGATAGGAAAGAAATGGTCATCCTTGGCACACAGTATGCCGGGGAGATGAAGAAGGGTTTGTTCGGTGTGATGCACTATCTAATGCCAAAAAGAAACATTCTCTCCCTGCACTGTAGCAACAATATGGGCAAAGATGGTGATGTTGCCCTCTTCTTTGGACTATCAGGTAAGTGTTGGTCAGACGAGATTCTAGCGCATCACCTGCCCATTGATGGATTGCCGAAGTGA
- the LOC122054930 gene encoding phosphoenolpyruvate carboxykinase (ATP) 1-like encodes MQKKRSPPTTPIKDGAQQGNTAFTTISEEERQKLQLQSIIDSLASLTRETGPKVVRGDPARKAEATKVAAGHHHYLTLTISVSNIALKFTHVLYNLSPSELYEQAIKHEHGSFITSTGALATLSGMKTGRSPRDKRVVKDETTANELWWGK; translated from the exons ATGCAGAAGAAGAGGTCGCCACCGACCACCCCCATCAAGGACGGCGCGCAGCAGGGCAACACTGCCTTCACCACCATCTCAGAGGAGGAGCGCCAAAAGCTCCAGCTCCAATCCATCat TGATTCATTGGCGTCACTAACGAGGGAGACAGGGCCGAAGGTGGTGAGGGGCGATCCAGCCAGGAAGGCGGAGGCGACCAAGGTCGCCGCTGGGCACCACCACTACTTGACGCTGACCATCAGCGTCAGCAACATCGCCCTCAAGTTTACCCATGTCCTCTACAACCTCTCCCCGTCCG AACTCTACGAGCAAGCCATAAAACATGAACATGGATCATTCATAACATCGACTGGAGCCTTGGCTACCTTGTCCGGCATGAAGACTGGCCGTTCGCCGAGGGACAAGCGCGTCGTCAAGGATGAAACCACTGCCAATGAGCTTTGGTGGGGAAAGTAA